A window from Ferroacidibacillus organovorans encodes these proteins:
- a CDS encoding PASTA domain-containing protein, translating into MHWTERYNASSLEMGEDGWRMGVAQDVRLNRSVFLAVRTVHRDERSIVEQWLATRSSFSHEYVADVLDCVFSEDELACIFLMPSTFAKAESFTPKERLLARCLSVIEGAESLWRAGLPVAIRNAQVLWDQHVGPQLLALLPIHLPTLNERVYSVRVYLLHLLRLHGGACGLTADGIAKFGSSEIHEEDETLSDLRSSLFDLFQIDPRQTMRCAVSQPVDPPSRVAAEQLQDTIEVPIIVQRMMEAEAEKKAREQRERQGTVSADHEAEPATEQPLPFAAKRKLLRVGFIVFVLAVLVLSTGLWIAQNLGQQTTVNQVSTGSTTHVTTTRSQKTPRMPALQNETLHQAMARLEALGVSASRIRVLTQSGPSQLVVNSSPQAGGALLKSTPVTLYIGMAQGQILTPSLLGLSYSQAISILTARHIHYSYTLKGQAQAATSVVLSQQPQPHSAMQASASITFVLGARP; encoded by the coding sequence ATGCACTGGACCGAGCGCTACAATGCGTCGTCCCTTGAAATGGGCGAAGATGGTTGGCGCATGGGTGTCGCGCAAGATGTGCGCCTGAACCGGAGCGTATTTCTGGCTGTTCGCACGGTTCATCGCGATGAACGTTCGATTGTCGAACAGTGGCTTGCAACCCGATCATCCTTTTCTCACGAGTATGTAGCGGATGTGTTGGACTGCGTTTTCTCAGAAGATGAACTCGCATGCATCTTTCTTATGCCGTCGACATTTGCAAAAGCAGAATCCTTTACTCCAAAAGAGCGGCTTTTGGCGCGTTGTTTAAGTGTCATTGAGGGGGCGGAGTCGCTTTGGCGTGCAGGCTTGCCCGTGGCCATTCGCAATGCCCAAGTGCTATGGGACCAGCATGTCGGGCCGCAACTTCTGGCGCTTTTGCCGATACACCTTCCGACGCTCAATGAGCGCGTTTACTCCGTTCGCGTGTATCTGTTGCATCTGTTGCGGTTGCATGGAGGAGCCTGTGGGTTGACGGCAGATGGGATTGCAAAGTTTGGGTCTTCGGAGATTCATGAAGAAGATGAGACGTTAAGCGATCTGCGATCCTCCCTCTTTGATTTGTTTCAAATTGATCCTCGCCAGACGATGCGTTGCGCTGTGAGCCAGCCGGTAGATCCTCCTTCACGAGTTGCCGCCGAGCAGTTGCAGGATACGATTGAAGTGCCGATCATTGTTCAGCGCATGATGGAGGCTGAGGCGGAAAAAAAGGCGCGTGAACAGCGTGAACGTCAAGGCACAGTGTCTGCGGACCACGAGGCTGAGCCGGCAACTGAGCAGCCGCTGCCATTTGCTGCAAAGCGAAAGTTACTGCGCGTTGGATTTATCGTTTTTGTATTGGCTGTTCTTGTTTTAAGCACGGGACTTTGGATTGCGCAAAATCTCGGTCAACAAACGACAGTCAATCAAGTGAGCACGGGATCTACGACTCACGTGACAACCACTCGTTCGCAAAAGACACCTCGTATGCCTGCTCTTCAAAACGAAACGTTGCACCAGGCGATGGCCCGTTTAGAGGCGCTTGGCGTTTCTGCGTCGCGCATTCGCGTCCTCACTCAATCGGGACCGTCTCAGCTAGTCGTGAACTCATCGCCGCAGGCAGGCGGCGCTCTTTTGAAATCGACGCCCGTCACGCTTTATATAGGAATGGCTCAGGGGCAGATCCTCACCCCGTCGCTACTTGGATTGAGTTATTCGCAAGCTATTTCCATCCTCACGGCGCGTCATATCCACTATTCCTACACGCTAAAAGGGCAGGCACAGGCTGCAACGAGTGTCGTACTTTCGCAGCAACCGCAGCCTCACAGTGCGATGCAAGCAAGTGCGTCTATCACGTTTGTACTTG
- a CDS encoding acyl-CoA thioesterase, giving the protein MDAKPVSASRTTMSDLVLPPDTNNHGTIFGGRVMAYVDKLASITAMRHARMPVVTASSDSLDFLAPIRVGEAIILEAFVTCTYKTSMEIFCKIESENLLTGERRLTGASYLTFVGLGPDGKPAPVPPVYPETDEEKRHYETAPERRAHRIERRLAKREVLEASQPAR; this is encoded by the coding sequence ATGGATGCCAAACCAGTCTCTGCTTCACGCACAACGATGTCTGATCTCGTGTTGCCTCCCGACACAAACAATCACGGAACCATTTTTGGCGGCCGCGTGATGGCGTATGTCGATAAACTTGCGAGCATCACTGCCATGCGCCACGCGCGAATGCCTGTTGTCACGGCGTCAAGTGACAGCCTCGATTTTCTTGCGCCGATTCGAGTGGGAGAAGCCATCATACTAGAGGCGTTTGTCACATGTACATACAAGACGTCTATGGAAATCTTCTGCAAAATCGAATCGGAAAATCTACTGACAGGGGAACGCCGTCTCACCGGTGCGTCGTATCTCACCTTTGTTGGCCTTGGTCCTGACGGAAAGCCGGCGCCGGTGCCTCCTGTTTATCCAGAAACTGATGAAGAAAAACGACACTATGAAACAGCTCCAGAACGTCGCGCACACCGCATTGAGCGTCGTCTCGCGAAGCGTGAAGTTCTTGAAGCGAGTCAACCTGCAAGGTAG